One Microbacterium esteraromaticum genomic window carries:
- a CDS encoding NUDIX hydrolase encodes MTRIVAKVVCYVVHEGHLLVFTHDDVPLTTAGVQVPAGSVEDGESPADAAMRELREETGLRGEVVRQLGVEDYDLAPVRDEIARRHFFELSVEGADITRRWPAGEDDPETGTGAHSWTCWWLPLAHAHVLAAGLGARLGALTR; translated from the coding sequence ATGACGCGGATCGTGGCGAAGGTCGTCTGCTACGTCGTGCACGAGGGGCACCTGCTGGTGTTCACCCACGACGACGTGCCGCTGACCACCGCGGGGGTGCAGGTGCCGGCCGGTTCGGTCGAGGACGGAGAGAGTCCGGCCGATGCCGCTATGCGAGAGCTGCGTGAGGAGACGGGCCTGCGGGGCGAGGTCGTGCGTCAGCTCGGCGTCGAGGACTACGACCTGGCCCCGGTACGTGACGAGATCGCGCGGCGGCACTTCTTCGAGCTGTCCGTCGAAGGCGCCGACATCACCCGCAGGTGGCCGGCCGGCGAAGACGACCCGGAGACGGGGACGGGTGCTCACTCCTGGACCTGCTGGTGGCTGCCCCTGGCTCACGCTCACGTCCTCGCAGCCGGGCTCGGCGCCCGGCTCGGTGCGCTGACCAGGTGA
- a CDS encoding nucleotidyltransferase domain-containing protein — protein sequence MSFTAVAERFVSANYPRATIAVLAGSTARGERTASSDIDLLLIGDDLFGDDRIGEAATYSFEGEVFEVFAYTPQGFDEWATRDMERHRPVIVEMLVRGIPVRRDHGLDAMRTFWADRLAEGPNLSDAESRLRRYIITDLLDDLRDIADGLEKQVVAGLLFERTAELMLLTAGRWIGTGKWLPRRLREWDATRAGALAAALTSGDHAAFADQVQAELDRAGGRVQAGFRR from the coding sequence ATGAGCTTCACCGCCGTCGCTGAGCGCTTCGTCAGCGCGAACTATCCCCGCGCCACCATCGCGGTCTTGGCCGGCAGCACCGCGCGCGGGGAGCGCACGGCCAGCAGCGACATCGACCTGCTGTTGATCGGCGACGACCTGTTCGGCGACGACCGAATCGGCGAGGCCGCGACATACTCCTTCGAAGGTGAGGTCTTCGAGGTGTTCGCCTACACCCCACAGGGCTTCGATGAGTGGGCCACGCGAGATATGGAACGCCACCGTCCTGTGATCGTGGAGATGCTCGTACGGGGCATTCCGGTGCGCCGAGATCACGGTCTGGACGCGATGCGAACGTTCTGGGCCGACCGGCTGGCTGAGGGGCCCAACCTGTCGGATGCCGAATCCCGGCTCCGCCGATACATCATCACCGATCTGCTCGATGACCTACGCGACATCGCGGATGGTCTCGAGAAGCAGGTGGTCGCCGGCCTGCTGTTCGAGCGCACGGCAGAACTCATGCTCCTGACGGCAGGGAGGTGGATCGGCACCGGCAAATGGCTTCCCCGACGCCTCCGAGAATGGGACGCCACGCGCGCAGGTGCGCTGGCGGCCGCCTTGACATCCGGGGACCACGCCGCCTTCGCCGACCAGGTGCAGGCTGAGCTCGATCGCGCCGGCGGCCGCGTCCAGGCGGGCTTCCGGCGATGA